TGGTGGGTGCGTCCTCGTACATGGCCGTGCGCAGCTGGGCCAGATTGTCATAAGGCAGGGTCTTGCCGATCACATCCGACAGGGCGCGCAGGATCGACCAGTCCTCGCGGGCATCGCCCGGCGGGAAGGTGGCGCGGCGGCCAAGCTGGGCGCGGCCTTCGGTGTTGACCCAGGTGGCGGACTTTTCGGTGTAGGCGGCCCCCGGCAGGATCACGTCGGCGCGGTGCGCACCGCGGTCGCCATGGCTGCCCTGATAGATGACGAAGGCATCGCCGTAATGGGTGCCGTCGATTTCATCCGCACCGAGAAGATAGACCACCTCAATGTCGCCCGAGCGTGCCGCGTCGAGAATGCCGGTCACGTCCTTGCCGCCCTCGCCCGGCACGAAGCCGAGATCAAGACCACCGACGCGGGCCGCTGCGGTGTGCAGCACGTTGAAGCCGTTCCAGCCGCCGGTAATGGCTCCGACGCTGTCCGCCAGCTTCTTGGCGGCGGCCAGCACGGCAGCGCCGTCGGCACGGGTAAGTGCACCCTGGCCGATGATGATCATCGGCTTTTCGGCGTCCTTCAGCACCTGCGCGAAGGAATGGCTGCCGGACACAAGCTCGCTGAGCGTGTCAGTGCCTGCACCCAGTTCCTGCACCGGGTAGGTAAGGTCGAAGGGCTGGCCGATATTGGCGACCTTGATGCCTGCCTCGCGCCAGCGGCGGCGGATGCGGGCATTCAGCACCGGCGCTTCCATGCGCGGGTTGGAGCCGATCAGCAGGATGGCGTCGGCCTCGTCGATGCCGGCAATGCCGGAATTGAAGAGGTAGCCGCCGCGGGCACCGGCTTCGAGCTTGGTGCCGTCCTGGCGGCAATCAATATTGGTGCTGCCGATGGCGCCTGCGAGATCCTTCAGCGCCTTCATGCTTTCAGCACAGGCGAGATCACCGGCGATGGCAGCGAATTTCGTACCGTCGAGCCCGTCCAGCTTTTCGGCGATCACGCCGAAGGCTTCCTGCCAGCTTGCGGGCTTAAGCTTGCCGTCCTTGCGCACATAGGGGCGATCCAGACGCTGGCGGCCGAGGCCGTCCCAGATGAAGCGGGTCTTGTCGGAGATCCACTCCTCGTTGATGTCGTCGGCATTGCGCGGGATGATGCGCATCACGGCCTTGCCGCGCGCATCGACGCGGATATTGCTGCCGAGTGCATCCATCACGTCGATGGTTTCGGTCTTCTTCAGCTCCCAGGGCCGCGCCTGGAACGCGTAGGGCCGCGAGGTGAGCGCGCCCACCGGGCACAGATCGATCACATTGCCCTGCAGCTCGGAGCCCATGGCTTCTTCGAGATAGGTTGTGATCTCCATGTCCTCGCCGCGACCGATGGCGCCGAGATCCGGCACGCCCGCCACTTCGGTGGAGAAGCGGATGCAGCGCGTGCAGTGGATGCAGCGGGTCATGATCGTCTTGACCAGCGGGCCGATATATTTGTCCTCAACCGCGCGCTTGTTCTCGGAGAAGCGCGAGCCGTCGGTGCCGTAGGCCATGGCCTGGTCCTGCAGGTCGCACTCGCCGCCCTGGTCGCAGATCGGGCAGTCCAGCGGATGGTTGATCAGCAGGAATTCCATCACGCCTTCACGAGCGTCTTTCACCATCTTGGTGTTGGTGAAAAGCTCCGGCGGCTGACCTTCCGGCCCCGGACGAAGATCCTTCACGTTCTGCGCGCAGGAGGCAACGGGCTTGGGCGGGCCGCCCTTCACCTCGATCAGGCACATGCGGCAATTGCCGGCCACCGACAGGCGCTCGTGATAGCAGAAACGCGGAATTTCCTTGCCCGCTTCCTCGCAGGCCTGGAGCAGCGTCAGATCGGCATCGACCTCGATCTCTTCGCCGTCAACCTTGATGGTACGCAGTTCGCCCATGGTGTTGTCCCGTACCCTCAGCTATTCCGCGGCCACGGCCGGCGCGCCAGCCTGGCGGGCCTTGCGGGCGGCAATGCGGTCTTCGAACTCATGGCGGAAGTGGCGGATGACGCCCTGGATCGGCCAGGCAGCCGCGTCACCCAGCGCGCAGATGGTGTGGCCTTCGACCTGCTTGGTGACCTTGAGCAGCGTGTCGATTTCCTCGACCTCCGCCTCGCCCTTGGCCATGCGCTCCATCACGCGCCACATCCAGCCGGTGCCTTCGCGGCACGGCGTGCACTGGCCGCAGCTTTCATGCTTGTAGAAGTAGGACAGCCGGGCGATCGCCTTGATGACGTCGGTGGACTTGTCCATGACGATCACCGCCGCCGTGCCGAGGCCCGACTGCACTTCCTTGAGCGCGTCGAAATCCATCAGCACCGTGTCGCACACATCCTTGGGGATCAGCGGCACCGATGACCCGCCGGGGATCACCGCCAGCAGATTGTCCCAGCCGCCGCGCACGCCGCCGGCATGCTTCTCGATCAGCTCCTTGAGCGGGATCGACATCTCTTCTTCCACGTTGCACGGATTGTTCACGTGGCCGGAGATGGAGAACACCTTGGTGCCGGTGTTGCCCGGGCGGCCGAAGCCCGCAAACCAGTCACCGCCGCGGCGCAGGATGGTCGGGGCCACCGCGATGCTTTCCACGTTGTTGACGGTGGACGGGTTGCCGTAAAGGCCGACATTGGCGGGGAAAGGCGGCTTGAGGCGGGGCATGCCCTTCTTGCCCTCAAGGCTTTCGATCAGCGCGGTTTCTTCGCCGCAGATATAGGCGCCCGCGCCATGATGCACGATCACGTCGAAGTCCCAGCCCGACCCGCAGGCATTGGGGCCAATGAGGCCCGCGTCATAGGCTTCGTCGACGGCCGCCTGCAGGCGGTTGCGCTCGAAGATGTATTCGCCGCGCAGATAGATGAAGGCGTGGTTGGCGCCCATGGCGAACCCGGCGAGCAGGCAGCCTTCGATCAGCTTGTGCGGATCGTGGCGCATCATCTCGCGGTCCTTGCAGGTACCGGGTTCGGACTCATCCGCGTTCACGACGAGATAATGCGGGCGCCCGTCGCTTTCCTTCGGCATGAAGGACCATTTGAGGCCGGTCGGGAAACCCGCACCGCCGCGGCCGCGCAGGCCCGACTTCTTCACCTCTTCGATGATCCAGTCACGGCCCTTGGCAAGAATGTCCTTGGTGCCGTCCCAGTCGCCGCGCTTGCGGGCGGCTTCGAGGCGCCAGTCCTCATAGCCATAGAGGTTCGTGAAGATGCGATCCTTGTCAGACAGCATGGCTCAGCCCTCCCCGCCGACAGTTGCAGGCACATCCGTCAGGGAGGTCAGGCCGCCTGCGGGTTCGGACGATTTGCGTCCGGTCTGCGAGCCCACCTTCACCTCGCGCCCGGCAGCGAGATCATCGAGCAGCTTCTCGAAATTCTCCGCCGTCAGGTCTTCGTAATAATCGTCGTTGATCTGCACCATCGGGGCGTTGGCGCAGGCGCCCAGGCACTCGACTTCCAGCCAGGAGAAATTGCCGTCGGCTGACACCTGCTGCTGCTCGCCAATGCGCTTGCGGCAGACTTCCTTGAGGTCGTCCGCGCCGCGCAGCCAGCACGGGGTCGTGCCGCAGAGCTGGATGAAGTGCTTCCCCACCGGGGACAGGTTGAACATGGTGTAGAAGGTCGCCACTTCGAGGGCGCGGATATAGGGCATATCCAGCATCTCGGCGACGCAGCGGATCGCAGGTTCCGGCAGCCAGTAATCATGCTGCTTCTGGGCCAGCCACAACAGCGAGATAATGGCGGAGGCCTGACGGCCTTCCGGGTACTTCGCGATCGTCTTCTTCGCAGTCTCGAGATTTTCGGGCGTGAACGCGAAACTCTCCGGCTGGTTGGGATCCAGACGCCGAACGCTCATCGGTCCACCTCACCAAACACGATATCCAGGGAGCCGAGGATGGCGGACACGTCCGCCAGCATGTGGCCCTTACACAAATGATCCATCGCATGCAGATGGTTGAAGCCAGGCGCGCGCAGCTTGGCGCGGTAAGGCTTGTTGCTGCCATCCGACACGAGATAGACGCCGAACTCACCCTTGGGGGCCTCGACAGCGGCATACACTTCACCGGCGGGCACGTGGTAGCCCTCGGTGTAGAGCTTGAAGTGGTGGATCAGCGCTTCCATGGAGCGCTTCATCTCGCCGCGCTTGGGCGGCACCACCTTGCCGTCGGCGGAGGAGACCGGCCCCTCGCCTTCCGCGCTGCGCAGCTTCTCGATGCACTGCTTCATGATGCGGATGGACTGGTGGCACTCCTCCATGCGGCACAGATAGCGGTCATAGCAGTCGCCGTTCTTGCCGACGGGAATGTCGAACTCAAGCTCGTTGTAGCACTCATAGGGCTGCGAGCGGCGCAGGTCCCAGGCCATGCCCGAGCCGCGCACCATCACGCCGGTGAAGCCCCAGTTGAACACATCCTCCTTCGTCACGACGCCGATATCGACGTTACGCTGCTTGAAGATGCGATTGTCCGTGAGCAGACCTTCAATGTCGTTGAGCACCTTCGGGTGCTCCTCGCAGAAAGTCATGATGTCGTCGAGAAGCTCGTTCGGCAGATCCTGGTGAACGCCACCGGGACGGAAATAGGCGGCGTGCATGCGGCTGCCGGAGGCGCGCTCATAGAAGACCATGAGCTTTTCGCGTTCCTCGAAGCCCCAGACCGGCGGGGTCATCGCGCCCACGTCAAGCGCCTGGGTGGTGATGTTGAGGATGTGCGACAGCAGGCGGCCGATTTCCGAATAGAGCACGCGGATGAGCTGGCCGCGCTTGGGCACGGTGATGCCCAGCAGCCGCTCCACCGCCATGCAATAGGCGTGCTCCTGGTTCATCGGCGCCACATAGTCGAGGCGGTCGAGATAGGGCACGGCCTGCAGGTAGGTCTTGTGCTCCATCAGCTTTTCGGTGCCGCGGTGCAGAAGGCCGATATGCGGGTCAACACGCTCAACGACCTCGCCGTCCATCTCCAGCACCAGGCGCAGCACGCCGTGGGCCGCCGGATGCTGCGGGCCGAAATTGATGGTCAGCGTGTCGATGGCCTCGCCGGAGGCTTCACCTGTGGTGACGTCTGTCGGGGCAATGTTCATTTTGCCTGCTCCGCCTTTTCGTCGCCGGGAAGGATGTATTCAGCCCCTTCCCACGGGCTCATGTAATCGAAGCTGCGGAATTCCTGCATCAGCTTGACCGGCTCGTAGACGACCTTGCGCTGCTCGTCGTCGTAGCGCACTTCGTAATAGCCGGTGAGCGGGAAGTCCTTGCGCAACGGGTGCCCTTCGAAGCCGTAATCGGTCAGCAGGCGGCGCAGGTCCGGATGACCGGCGAACTGCACGCCGTACATGTCCCAGATTTCGCGCTCCTGCCAGTTGGCGACCGGGAACACCGACACGCAGCTCGGCACCAGCATGTCCTCATCCGCTTCAGCCTTCACGCGGATGCGCTGGTTCATGGTCATCGACAGCATGTGATAGACGACGTCGAAGCGGCGCGTGCGGGCAGGATAGTCCACGCCGGTGATATCGATCAGCGTTGCGAACTCGCAGCCGCTGTCATCGCGCAGGAACTTCAGCACCCGGACGATTTCCTGGGCGGGCACGGTGATCGTCAGCTCGCCATTGGCGATCTCATGCGATTCAACCGCGTCCAGCCCGGCGGTGATGTGGTCCGCCAGGTCCGCGAGGGCTTCGTTGCTGGGTGTCGTGTCAGTGACCGACATGGCTTGTTTCCGATGCTCTCAGTACAAGACACCCGGCTTCAGGATGCCTTCGGGTAGGAGATGCAGGGAGTGGGCGACGGGCGCCCTCTCCTTGCGGCAGGTCAGCGCTCGATGGTGCTCGTGCGCCGGATCTTCTTCTGCAGCTGCAGCACGCCGTAAAGCAGCGCCTCAGCCGTCGGCGGGCAGCCCGGGACGTAGACGTCCACCGGCACGATGCGGTCGCAGCCGCGCACCACCGAATAGGAATAGTGATAGTACCCGCCGCCATTGGCGCAGGAGCCCATGGAGATGACGTAACGCGGGTCCGGCATCTGGTCGTAGACCTTGCGCAGGGCCGGGGCCATCTTGTTGGTGAGCGTGCCGGCGACGATCATCACGTCGGACTGGCGCGGGCTGGCGCGCGGGGCGAAGCCGAAGCGCTCAACGTCGTAACGCGGCATGGAGAGCTGCATCATTTCAACGGCGCAACAGGCCAGGCCGAAGGTCATCCACATCAGCGAGCCGGTGCGGC
The sequence above is drawn from the Pyruvatibacter mobilis genome and encodes:
- the nuoF gene encoding NADH-quinone oxidoreductase subunit NuoF, which codes for MLSDKDRIFTNLYGYEDWRLEAARKRGDWDGTKDILAKGRDWIIEEVKKSGLRGRGGAGFPTGLKWSFMPKESDGRPHYLVVNADESEPGTCKDREMMRHDPHKLIEGCLLAGFAMGANHAFIYLRGEYIFERNRLQAAVDEAYDAGLIGPNACGSGWDFDVIVHHGAGAYICGEETALIESLEGKKGMPRLKPPFPANVGLYGNPSTVNNVESIAVAPTILRRGGDWFAGFGRPGNTGTKVFSISGHVNNPCNVEEEMSIPLKELIEKHAGGVRGGWDNLLAVIPGGSSVPLIPKDVCDTVLMDFDALKEVQSGLGTAAVIVMDKSTDVIKAIARLSYFYKHESCGQCTPCREGTGWMWRVMERMAKGEAEVEEIDTLLKVTKQVEGHTICALGDAAAWPIQGVIRHFRHEFEDRIAARKARQAGAPAVAAE
- the nuoG gene encoding NADH-quinone oxidoreductase subunit NuoG — translated: MRTIKVDGEEIEVDADLTLLQACEEAGKEIPRFCYHERLSVAGNCRMCLIEVKGGPPKPVASCAQNVKDLRPGPEGQPPELFTNTKMVKDAREGVMEFLLINHPLDCPICDQGGECDLQDQAMAYGTDGSRFSENKRAVEDKYIGPLVKTIMTRCIHCTRCIRFSTEVAGVPDLGAIGRGEDMEITTYLEEAMGSELQGNVIDLCPVGALTSRPYAFQARPWELKKTETIDVMDALGSNIRVDARGKAVMRIIPRNADDINEEWISDKTRFIWDGLGRQRLDRPYVRKDGKLKPASWQEAFGVIAEKLDGLDGTKFAAIAGDLACAESMKALKDLAGAIGSTNIDCRQDGTKLEAGARGGYLFNSGIAGIDEADAILLIGSNPRMEAPVLNARIRRRWREAGIKVANIGQPFDLTYPVQELGAGTDTLSELVSGSHSFAQVLKDAEKPMIIIGQGALTRADGAAVLAAAKKLADSVGAITGGWNGFNVLHTAAARVGGLDLGFVPGEGGKDVTGILDAARSGDIEVVYLLGADEIDGTHYGDAFVIYQGSHGDRGAHRADVILPGAAYTEKSATWVNTEGRAQLGRRATFPPGDAREDWSILRALSDVIGKTLPYDNLAQLRTAMYEDAPTMMRLGQVEAGDMPSFADASMDSAPFAPAITDFFLTNPIARASKTMADLSLAATHRVAQDATSKEATGTNG
- a CDS encoding NuoB/complex I 20 kDa subunit family protein, coding for MGVEEKNGILVPEGSTGLIDPKTGYLARAPQPSDADNDPLVRQITEEMEEKGFVVTSLEDLIAWGRTGSLMWMTFGLACCAVEMMQLSMPRYDVERFGFAPRASPRQSDVMIVAGTLTNKMAPALRKVYDQMPDPRYVISMGSCANGGGYYHYSYSVVRGCDRIVPVDVYVPGCPPTAEALLYGVLQLQKKIRRTSTIER
- a CDS encoding NADH-quinone oxidoreductase subunit D, with amino-acid sequence MNIAPTDVTTGEASGEAIDTLTINFGPQHPAAHGVLRLVLEMDGEVVERVDPHIGLLHRGTEKLMEHKTYLQAVPYLDRLDYVAPMNQEHAYCMAVERLLGITVPKRGQLIRVLYSEIGRLLSHILNITTQALDVGAMTPPVWGFEEREKLMVFYERASGSRMHAAYFRPGGVHQDLPNELLDDIMTFCEEHPKVLNDIEGLLTDNRIFKQRNVDIGVVTKEDVFNWGFTGVMVRGSGMAWDLRRSQPYECYNELEFDIPVGKNGDCYDRYLCRMEECHQSIRIMKQCIEKLRSAEGEGPVSSADGKVVPPKRGEMKRSMEALIHHFKLYTEGYHVPAGEVYAAVEAPKGEFGVYLVSDGSNKPYRAKLRAPGFNHLHAMDHLCKGHMLADVSAILGSLDIVFGEVDR
- the nuoE gene encoding NADH-quinone oxidoreductase subunit NuoE, yielding MSVRRLDPNQPESFAFTPENLETAKKTIAKYPEGRQASAIISLLWLAQKQHDYWLPEPAIRCVAEMLDMPYIRALEVATFYTMFNLSPVGKHFIQLCGTTPCWLRGADDLKEVCRKRIGEQQQVSADGNFSWLEVECLGACANAPMVQINDDYYEDLTAENFEKLLDDLAAGREVKVGSQTGRKSSEPAGGLTSLTDVPATVGGEG
- a CDS encoding NADH-quinone oxidoreductase subunit C; amino-acid sequence: MSVTDTTPSNEALADLADHITAGLDAVESHEIANGELTITVPAQEIVRVLKFLRDDSGCEFATLIDITGVDYPARTRRFDVVYHMLSMTMNQRIRVKAEADEDMLVPSCVSVFPVANWQEREIWDMYGVQFAGHPDLRRLLTDYGFEGHPLRKDFPLTGYYEVRYDDEQRKVVYEPVKLMQEFRSFDYMSPWEGAEYILPGDEKAEQAK